One genomic window of Acidobacteriota bacterium includes the following:
- a CDS encoding sulfatase-like hydrolase/transferase, with the protein MRLLKLFFLAVLTLTLAAPVAPRQAGRPAPRKPNIVFILGDDLGYCDVSMYGCRDIPTPNIDSVAKAGVKFTNGYVSSPVCSPSRAGLLTGRYQQRFGFEFNTGPLQRALAEPEMGLPTSEITLAQVLKQAGYATGMVGKWHLGMHEKFHPQKRGFDEYFGFLFGANMYIDPDQPGVKSADPEGVGVKIRTARNPIVRGQTVVEEKEYLTEAFARESVAFIERHRNEPFFLYAPFNAPHTPLQATQKYLDRFPHVKDEKRRIYMAMVSALDDAVGAILNKLRETGLEKDTLVVFLSDNGCATYTGACTNDPLRLGKLTHFEGGFRVPFAIRFPGRIKAGSVYDKPISSLDLFPTAVALAGAKMPADRAYDGLDLLPYLTGKKKTAPHDVLCWRNGDNAAVRKGNWKLFKGGDHFWLYDLSKDVGEQQNVAEKYPAVVTALKQELAAWNARMKQPLWPCRPTGEVFEVVLDGVKLKLCI; encoded by the coding sequence ATGCGATTGCTCAAACTGTTTTTTCTCGCTGTCTTAACGCTCACGCTCGCAGCGCCCGTCGCGCCGCGCCAAGCGGGCAGGCCAGCGCCACGCAAACCGAACATCGTGTTTATCCTGGGCGATGATCTGGGCTATTGCGATGTGAGCATGTACGGCTGCCGCGACATCCCGACGCCGAACATTGATTCGGTTGCAAAGGCAGGCGTGAAGTTTACGAATGGGTACGTCAGTTCGCCCGTGTGCAGCCCGTCGCGCGCGGGCTTGCTGACGGGCCGCTATCAGCAACGCTTTGGCTTTGAGTTTAACACCGGGCCGTTGCAACGCGCGCTGGCTGAGCCGGAGATGGGCCTGCCGACTTCTGAAATCACGTTGGCGCAAGTGTTGAAGCAGGCGGGCTATGCGACCGGGATGGTCGGCAAATGGCACCTGGGAATGCACGAAAAGTTTCATCCACAGAAGCGCGGCTTTGATGAATACTTCGGCTTTCTCTTCGGCGCGAATATGTACATTGACCCCGATCAGCCGGGCGTGAAATCTGCCGACCCAGAAGGCGTCGGCGTCAAAATTCGCACCGCGCGCAACCCCATCGTGCGCGGCCAAACGGTGGTCGAAGAAAAAGAATATCTGACCGAAGCCTTTGCGCGTGAATCCGTCGCCTTTATCGAACGGCATCGCAATGAACCGTTTTTTTTGTACGCGCCGTTCAATGCGCCGCACACGCCCTTGCAGGCGACGCAAAAATACCTCGACCGCTTCCCGCACGTGAAAGACGAAAAGCGCCGCATTTACATGGCGATGGTCAGCGCCTTGGATGATGCCGTCGGCGCCATCCTCAACAAGCTGCGCGAAACCGGTTTGGAGAAAGACACGCTGGTCGTCTTTCTGAGCGACAACGGCTGCGCGACGTACACGGGCGCTTGTACGAACGATCCGTTGCGACTGGGCAAGCTCACGCATTTTGAAGGCGGCTTCCGCGTGCCGTTTGCCATCCGCTTTCCGGGCCGAATCAAAGCGGGCAGCGTTTACGACAAGCCGATCAGTTCGCTCGATCTGTTTCCCACCGCCGTGGCCCTGGCAGGCGCGAAAATGCCTGCTGACCGCGCATACGACGGCTTGGACTTGTTGCCCTATTTGACCGGCAAAAAGAAAACCGCACCGCACGATGTGCTCTGCTGGCGCAATGGCGACAACGCGGCAGTGCGCAAAGGGAACTGGAAGCTGTTCAAGGGCGGCGATCATTTCTGGCTATACGATTTGTCGAAAGATGTTGGTGAACAACAAAACGTCGCTGAGAAATACCCCGCCGTCGTCACCGCACTGAAGCAGGAACTCGCCGCTTGGAACGCGCGCATGAAACAACCGCTGTGGCCCTGCCGCCCCACCGGCGAAGTATTTGAAGTCGTGCTGGACGGCGTCAAATTGAAGCTTTGCATTTGA
- a CDS encoding DUF1254 domain-containing protein, which produces MRNLLLFCSLLLCGAPFGVRAQQAKNSDTGSEQFKAREQLAYALGVLAYIYGFPLVKMEQVRQQSMQQSNVSPNEFRHRRRLQTQQDRVVVSPNNDTVYSSAWLDLAQEPLVLHTPVTKGRYCSYAFYDAWTNNFHVLSKRNTRDAAADYLLTGPNWKGTIPKGLTRIPAPTNSVWLLVRALIADEKDWPGVIALQEGIKLQTLSQWQSKTPSQTPPAKSSAPAAQARAPLAFFEQLGALLQRNPPPATDAALLDQFALIGLSVKDGFVPAQLDEATKAGLQRAIPAARQIITASRADQALKRVNGWLVVTKGGTFGDEYLFRAFVTEKGIGQLIPAEAAYLTTDVDGAGQPLNGAHEYVLRFAKGQLPPAHEFWSLTLYAADFFFIENPLNRFAIGDRTRGLQYDADGGLTIYLQNEAPAGHETNWLPAPKGDFNLSLRAYLPKPELLNNSYQPPAVQRVN; this is translated from the coding sequence ATGAGAAACTTGCTTTTGTTTTGCAGCTTGTTGTTGTGCGGCGCGCCCTTTGGCGTGCGGGCGCAACAAGCAAAAAACAGCGACACCGGCAGCGAACAATTTAAGGCGCGCGAGCAATTGGCGTATGCGCTGGGCGTGTTGGCGTACATTTACGGGTTTCCACTGGTCAAAATGGAGCAGGTGCGCCAGCAATCCATGCAGCAATCGAATGTCAGTCCGAATGAGTTTCGTCATCGCCGCCGCTTGCAAACGCAGCAAGACCGCGTCGTCGTTTCGCCCAACAATGACACGGTGTATTCCAGCGCCTGGCTCGACTTGGCGCAGGAACCGCTGGTGTTGCACACGCCCGTGACCAAAGGGCGGTATTGCAGCTATGCGTTTTATGACGCCTGGACGAACAATTTCCACGTGCTCAGCAAACGCAACACGCGCGACGCGGCAGCGGATTACCTGCTCACCGGGCCGAACTGGAAAGGCACAATTCCCAAAGGCCTCACGCGCATTCCCGCGCCGACCAATTCGGTTTGGCTGCTCGTGCGCGCCTTAATCGCCGACGAAAAAGATTGGCCGGGCGTGATCGCGTTGCAGGAAGGCATCAAGCTGCAAACACTCAGCCAGTGGCAGAGCAAAACGCCTAGCCAGACGCCGCCTGCAAAATCATCCGCACCCGCCGCGCAGGCGCGCGCGCCGCTGGCCTTCTTTGAGCAGCTCGGCGCGTTGCTGCAACGCAATCCGCCGCCCGCCACCGATGCCGCCTTGCTCGATCAATTCGCGCTGATTGGCTTGAGCGTTAAAGACGGGTTTGTCCCGGCACAACTCGACGAAGCGACGAAGGCGGGTTTGCAACGGGCCATTCCAGCGGCGCGGCAAATCATCACTGCCTCGCGCGCCGATCAAGCGTTGAAGCGGGTAAATGGCTGGCTGGTCGTGACCAAAGGCGGCACCTTCGGCGATGAATATCTGTTCCGCGCCTTTGTGACGGAAAAAGGCATTGGGCAACTCATCCCGGCAGAGGCCGCCTACCTGACGACCGATGTGGATGGCGCAGGGCAGCCGCTCAACGGCGCGCACGAATACGTGTTGCGCTTTGCCAAAGGCCAGTTGCCGCCCGCGCACGAATTCTGGTCGTTGACGCTCTATGCGGCGGATTTCTTCTTCATCGAAAACCCCCTCAACCGTTTTGCCATTGGCGACCGCACGCGCGGGTTGCAATACGACGCGGATGGCGGGCTGACGATTTATTTGCAGAACGAAGCGCCCGCCGGACACGAAACCAATTGGCTGCCCGCGCCCAAAGGCGATTTCAACCTGAGTTTGCGCGCCTATCTGCCGAAACCTGAGTTGCTCAACAATAGTTACCAACCGCCTGCGGTGCAGCGCGTGAACTGA
- a CDS encoding MmgE/PrpD family protein: protein MHKEDGFSLAQTQQHATRGERLSRRAWLKAAHAAVLGAGVAKTAWAQTQNASSVTTVWADAIANARYEDLSAEVLQRTKLCILDNLGVIVHTSTLPELRSYLDRQFRNAGPAEATVWGYGRKLPLETAAACNAFLIHGNEIDDSDFRSNYRPSCVSLPAPLSVAEYTQATGRDLLLATALAYTVNGRLAAQLDRLQGLGFMPSSVVGGGGTAAATAKLMKLNAQQTLWALGLGIAGGGGLFQYYFDQTEEKKLHVARTVRMGVESAQLAAKGYEGPRHIVEGASGLLPSYLRETGRKPDYAALKRDLRQFEGPLYVYPKFTSTSSSIGPFLDALAPVYQREKLQPADIERFVIVREWPLDSPFVQKILHFEPPPTIVGAQLNMNYSIALFLQRGSASVYDFTPAALQDKAVLALAAKTGYELVAPTDDFAVKLVLRAGRTLSAPFKYSHGEKPEPVMQEMRMAKFAALTRERLTVSTRQQVIEMVERLDTVKNVAEWTAALHKLLQPLPRKTQ, encoded by the coding sequence ATGCACAAAGAAGACGGATTCTCCCTCGCGCAAACGCAACAACACGCAACCAGGGGCGAACGCCTTTCGCGTCGTGCTTGGCTCAAAGCCGCCCACGCCGCCGTGCTCGGCGCAGGTGTAGCAAAGACAGCTTGGGCACAGACACAGAACGCATCAAGCGTGACCACCGTGTGGGCCGACGCGATCGCCAACGCGCGTTACGAAGACCTTTCCGCCGAAGTCCTTCAACGAACGAAACTTTGCATCCTCGATAACCTGGGCGTCATCGTGCACACCTCCACCTTGCCGGAACTGCGCAGCTACCTCGACCGCCAATTCCGCAACGCAGGCCCGGCGGAAGCGACCGTGTGGGGCTATGGGCGTAAGTTGCCGCTGGAAACTGCCGCCGCCTGCAACGCTTTTTTGATTCACGGCAACGAGATTGATGACAGCGATTTTCGCAGCAACTATCGCCCTTCGTGCGTGTCGTTGCCCGCGCCGTTGAGTGTGGCCGAATACACCCAAGCCACGGGCCGCGATTTGTTGCTGGCGACGGCGCTTGCCTACACGGTCAATGGCCGCCTGGCCGCGCAGCTTGATCGGTTGCAGGGGCTGGGTTTTATGCCTTCGTCGGTGGTGGGCGGCGGCGGGACGGCAGCCGCCACGGCGAAGCTGATGAAACTGAATGCGCAACAGACGCTGTGGGCGCTGGGTTTGGGCATCGCAGGTGGCGGCGGACTGTTTCAGTATTACTTCGATCAGACCGAAGAGAAGAAACTGCACGTTGCGCGCACCGTGCGCATGGGCGTCGAGTCGGCGCAACTGGCCGCCAAAGGCTATGAAGGGCCGCGCCACATTGTCGAAGGCGCGAGCGGGTTGTTGCCGAGTTATCTGCGCGAGACGGGGCGCAAGCCTGATTACGCCGCGCTGAAACGCGACCTGCGGCAATTTGAAGGGCCGCTTTACGTCTATCCGAAATTCACTTCGACGTCGTCTTCGATTGGCCCGTTTCTGGATGCGCTCGCGCCCGTTTACCAACGCGAAAAACTCCAACCCGCCGACATCGAACGCTTCGTGATTGTCCGCGAATGGCCGCTGGATTCGCCGTTCGTGCAAAAGATTCTGCATTTCGAGCCGCCGCCCACCATCGTCGGCGCGCAGTTGAATATGAACTATTCGATTGCGCTGTTTCTGCAACGCGGCTCGGCCTCGGTTTACGACTTCACGCCCGCCGCTCTACAGGACAAGGCGGTTTTGGCGTTGGCGGCTAAAACTGGCTACGAATTGGTCGCGCCCACCGATGACTTCGCCGTCAAGCTGGTGCTGCGCGCTGGTCGCACCCTTAGCGCGCCCTTCAAATATAGCCACGGCGAGAAGCCGGAACCGGTGATGCAGGAAATGCGGATGGCGAAATTTGCGGCGCTGACGCGCGAGCGGCTGACGGTGAGCACGCGCCAACAAGTCATCGAGATGGTTGAGCGGTTGGATACCGTCAAGAACGTGGCGGAGTGGACAGCCGCTCTGCACAAATTGCTTCAGCCTTTGCCCCGTAAAACACAATGA
- a CDS encoding alpha/beta hydrolase has product MQQRLFVRLSVYLLFCGWLAPAVMASQLVEGKLESKLLPQPVEYNVLLPDGYDAAKEPLPLLLFLHGGGGDRNFLTRSRSIFDELWKAGTLPPMVVVTPSAGRSFYMDYKDGSQRWETFVVTDFLNHLREKFKVTKARQGTLVMGISMGGMGALRFGFKYPEKFAALAALEPGIDPALKWKDVKPRNRFYRGQDLMEMIFGKPFDEAWWEANNPASIVSAKADKLRAANLGIYLEVGDEDSLNLHEAAEFLHRVLWDQQLKHEYHLVRGADHVGRTMRGRIMEGLEFLSRTLNPPPPDPEVENLKQRIAPLKKQWGVPER; this is encoded by the coding sequence ATGCAACAACGTCTATTCGTGCGCTTAAGCGTTTATCTGTTGTTCTGTGGCTGGCTTGCGCCTGCCGTAATGGCCAGTCAATTGGTCGAAGGCAAACTGGAAAGCAAGCTGCTGCCGCAGCCAGTCGAATACAACGTGCTGTTGCCAGATGGTTACGACGCAGCCAAAGAGCCGTTGCCGCTGCTGTTGTTTTTGCACGGTGGTGGTGGCGACCGCAACTTTCTGACGCGCTCCCGCTCCATTTTTGACGAACTCTGGAAAGCAGGCACGTTGCCGCCAATGGTTGTCGTGACGCCCAGCGCGGGGCGGTCGTTTTATATGGATTACAAGGACGGCTCGCAGCGCTGGGAAACCTTTGTCGTCACGGACTTCCTCAATCATCTGCGCGAGAAATTCAAAGTCACCAAGGCGCGACAAGGCACACTGGTAATGGGCATTTCGATGGGCGGGATGGGCGCGTTGCGCTTTGGCTTCAAGTACCCGGAGAAATTCGCGGCGTTGGCGGCGCTTGAACCGGGCATTGATCCGGCGCTGAAGTGGAAAGACGTCAAACCGCGCAACCGTTTCTATCGCGGACAGGATTTGATGGAGATGATTTTCGGCAAACCGTTCGACGAAGCTTGGTGGGAGGCGAACAATCCAGCTTCGATTGTCAGCGCCAAAGCGGACAAGCTGCGCGCCGCCAACCTCGGAATTTATCTGGAGGTCGGCGATGAAGACAGCTTAAACCTGCACGAAGCGGCGGAGTTTTTGCATCGCGTTTTGTGGGATCAGCAGCTCAAACACGAATATCATCTCGTGCGCGGGGCCGATCACGTCGGGCGCACGATGCGGGGCCGCATTATGGAAGGGCTGGAGTTTCTGTCGCGCACGCTCAATCCGCCGCCGCCCGATCCTGAAGTGGAAAATTTGAAGCAACGCATCGCGCCGCTCAAGAAACAATGGGGCGTGCCCGAACGCTAA